CTTGTACGGAAGCCAGGCGGCCAATGGTGTGATATTGGTTACCACCAAAAAAGGCCGCAAAGGATTTTCATCGATCAATTTCTCTTCCAGTGCCAATTTCGAGAACCCGATCGCATTGCCGCAGGTACAAACTACCTATGGACAAGGCTACGGCGGTGTTGCCAATACAGCTGTAAACGATAGCTGGGGGCCAAAAATCACCAACGGCAGCGATAAGCATTTGAAGGATTTTTTTGAAACCGGCAAGACATTCGTAAACAGCCTTTCCATTACCAATGGTAACGATATCGGCCAGTTTTATGTGTCCTATGCCAATACCAAGGCCAATGGTATCGTACCTGAGAATGATTACAAAAGACATAACATTAACCTGCGCGGCACAACTCAGTTGTTCAACAACAAACTTTCGCTCGACGCTTCTGTGAATTATATCGAACAAAAAGTTTACAATCGTCCGCAAGCCGGATTCTATTTCAGCCCTATTTTCAGTCTTTATCTGTTCCCTACCGGAGATGATTTTTCCAAATACAGCGGCAACAATTACCAGAAGTGGGACTCCAACCGCCTGATGAATGTACAGAACTGGCCTTACATTAAAAACGAAGCCAGCTCCAACCAGAACCCTTACTGGCTGGCTAACAAGAACCAGACTGATCAGTTCAGAAGCAGGACGATATACGCCATGTCTGCGAAATGGGCGCTCACCGACTGGCTGAATTTGCAGGGACGCGCTACTTACGACAAGGTTCAGGACAGCTTTGAACTTCGCCAATATGCTTCCTCCGATGCGACATTGGTGGGTAGTAATGGTGGTTATCGTAAAAACCTGACCAATACCGACCAACTGTATTCCGACATTTTGCTGAGCGGGACCAAAACTTTCGGAAAAGACCTGTTCCTATCCGCTACCCTCGGTTTCAGCAATACGCAGAATACTTTTTACGACCTGAATGTGGGAAATAATGGTGCAACAAACACATTGTCGTACCCTAACTACTTCTCGGTGTACGCTTTGCAGAGTCAGACCGGTCAGGGATTTTTTAATGCAACTGAAAGTCTTCAAAAGAGATTATCGCAGGCATTTTTCGGAACTGCCACGGTGGGTTATAAAGAAACAGTGTTCCTGGACGTGACCGCGAGAAAAGAATGGTCGTCCACTGTGAACCAGTCTTTCTTCTACCCGTCCGTCGGTTTGTCCTACGTTTTGACAGAAAACCTGAAACCGAGCGATATCCTGTCATTTGCCAAAGTACGGGCATCGTATGCAGAAGTAGGTAATGCGCTGCCATTTGGTTTTGCCAACTGGACGCCTCCATACACACTTTCCAATGATGAGAACGTGAACGGACGCAGTAACCTGCCATTCTTCAACGGAAATGATACATTGAACCTGAAACCTGAAAGAACCCGCTCTTATGAGATCGGTACAGAGCTGAAATTGTTCAAAAATAAGTTGAACGTAAATTTCACTTACTACAATGCTACTACTTACGACCAGGTTTTCCAGATCCTGGCCCCTCCTGGATCGGGCGCTACGAACTTCTACATCAATGGAGGTACCATCCGCAACAAGGGATTTGAGTCGACGATCAGCTATAATGCAGAACTGGGCGAAGGTATCAGCTGGACGCCGGGGCTTAATTTTTCAAGAAACGTAAATCAGATCAGGGAGCTCAGCAACTTATTGACATCCAACTGGTTTGTACTTCAAGCGAGTGGAAGTACCAGGATGCTGCAGCTGTTTTTGACAAAACCGGGCATTCCTAATTTGGGCGGTCGCGAGTACGGTTCCTACGGTGATATGTTTGGTAAAACATACCAGAGGGACGAGAATGGCAACATTAAGTACAATGAAACCACTGGCTTGCCATTACTTTCCGCCGGAACAGACCAGTATCTCGGCAACGCAAACCCTAAATTCCTGATGGGCTTCAATAACCAGTTCAAATACAAAAACGCAACACTTTCCTTCCTGGTTGACGGACGCTTCGGAGGCAAAATCGCGTCGATGACCGAACAATGGCTGGATTTCAAAGGCATTTCCAAAAGATCAGGTGATGCCCGCGACGCCGGTGGTGTGATGGTGAATGGCAAACAGATCGCTGCCGAAACCTACTACAACTTTATCTCGGGTAAAGGTGATGTTGCCGCGGCAGCCGAAGAATACATGTTCAGCGCTACCAATGTGCGTCTGAGAGAACTGGCGCTGGGTTATACATTTCCGAAAGTTTCCAAAGCGATTAAAGATATCAGCGTGTCATTCATTAGCAGAAACCTTTTCTTCTTCTATAAAGACGCGCCGTTTGACCCCGAAGTGAGCATTACCACTGCCAACAGCATGCAGGGAATCGAAGGATTTAGCATTCCTGCCACCCGTTCTTATGGTTTTACCGTTCGTGCAACCTTCTAACTATCATTCCAATGAAATTTTTCCTCGATAAACATAAATTCAGCGTGCTGGCATTGGGCTGCCTGCTTTCCGTAGCCACCTCTTGTACAGACTATATGCAGACCCTGAACCAGGACGACAAACTGATCACTGACGAAGACCTGGTGCAGGACGCAAACGAAGGCGGAATATTACTTCCCCTGATGATGAACCGCATCGTGGCTACCACTACCGCGGTACAAACCCAGCAAAATTTGCAGGCAGAATCATTTGCAGGCTACCTGGAAACCCCTACCCCGTTCCTGAACAATGAAAATACGACTACGTACTTCATGGTGGACGGCTGGAACAACACTGCATGGAATACATCCACCCAGAACGTGATGGACCAATGGCTGCAAATGTGGAAAAAAGGTTACGAAACCAAATATCCTGATTTGTACGCCATTGCCCTGATCATCAAGGTAACCGCCGCGCATCGCCTCGTGGATACATTCGGGCCTTATCCTTATACCAAATACGGAACCTCCGCACAGGTAACATTCGACTCAGAAGAAGAAGCGTACACTGCTTTTTTTGCAGATCTCGACAAAGCCGTGACTGCATTGAAAGCCGCAGAAACCGCCAACCCGAATGCAGACAAGGCTCGTTTCCTCAAATGGGACAAGTCTTCATTATTGGGAGAATATACGAGCTGGATCAAACTGGCCAACACCATCAAATTGCGCCTGGCTATCCGTATTTCAAAAGTAAAACCTGCCCAGGCGAAAACAGAAGCAGAAAAAGCAGTGGACCCAGCCAATGGCGGCTTGCTGACAGACGTTGGTTTTTCCATTGTACCAACGACTACCAATCCATATTATACCATGGCCAATGCATGGTCGGACACGCGCATGTCGGCGGCGGTTGAGACATTCCTCAAAGGATTTGCAGATCCTCGTTTGCCGGTTTATGCCGTGGCTGCCACTGATCCTGATGTAGTCGGGCAGATCAAAGGTATCCGCGCTGGTTCCGAACGTCCGGCCAAAACCAGGTACCAGTTTTATTCTCTACCCAATGTAACGACTACTGCTCCCGTGAAGCAGGTGGATGTGGCCGAAAGCTATTTTTTGAAAGCCGAAGGCGCACTGCGAGGATGGAATATGGGCGGAACCGCTCAGTACTTTTATGAAGAAGGCATCAAGGCCTCTTTCAAAGCGAATGGCGCGAGCGGTGTTGAAGGATATCTGACCGGTACTTCCACTCAGATTCCTTACGTCGACCCCAAAAATACAGCCAACAATGCTCCGGCCATGACGCAGATCACTGTAAAATGGAATGAGGCCGATAACTTCGAAACCAAGCTGGAACGCATCATAACCCAGAAATGGATCGCATTGTATCCCGAAGGAACGGAAGCCTGGTCGGAGTTCAGAAGAACGGGTTACCCGAAACTGTACCCGGTGGCGGTGACCAAAAATCCGGATTTGCCAGCAGGCACATTCATCAAACGTTTGACCTACCCTTCTGCCGTGACGAACTCAGGCGGGGAAGCAGTGAAAGCCGCAGTAGCTGCTTACCTGGGTGGGAAAGACAGCGCCGCGACACCGATCTGGTGGGATATAGATTGATACGGAATAAAAAGCCTTCAAAATCAACAATGACCAAACTTTATTTTTTAAATTTCGAGTATTAAAAAAAATAATCTTAGCAAACAGAGTATTGGTAGATATTTCCTGCATCCTTTCTCTGTTATTCAGTCAAAGTTATTTTGAAAAGCCTTTATCTCATTTACTAAGCCCTGTAACCGTTATGATAAACCGTAGAGATTTAATCAAGCATTTATCCACATTTCCCCTCATCGGAGGTTTCTTGGGACAAAGCGGCCTTGAACCGGCCAGCTTTGTCGCCAAACTTCCCGTCAGGAACCTGGCCAAAGAACTAGGCATCCGTACTTTTATTAATGCCGCGGGTACCTACACGATGATGACCGGATCGCTCATGCAGGACGAAGTGGTCGAAACGATTCAGGGGGCTGCCAAAGATTTTATGATGCTGGATGAAGTCCAGACCAAAGTTGGAGAAAAAATCGCGGCACTTACCCATGCAGAAGCTGCTGTCGTTACCGCAGGTTGTTTTTCAGCATTGACATTGGGACTTGCAGGCGTGCTGACCGGGATGGACCAGAAAAAAGTGGAAGCATTACCGCATTTGGAAGGTACCGGCATGAAATCGGAAGTTATTATCCAGAAAGGACATAATATCGGTTACTCGCATGCATTGACCAATACGGGTTGTAAAATCATCCAGGTGGAGACGCTGGAAGAACTTGAAAAAGCGATCAATGAAAAAACTGCCATGCTTTGGTTCCTTAACATTCAGTCCGACAAAGGGCAGGTAATGCATGAGAAGTTTGTTGAAATCGGCAAAAAGAACGGCATACCTACCATGATCGACATGGCTGCTGACGTTCCGCCGGTAGAAAACCTCTGGAAATTCAATGACATGGGTTTTGACCTGGTTTGTGTTTCAGGAGGAAAAGCCATGCGCGGACCTCAGAGCGCTGGAATTTTGATGGGTAAAAAACACCTGATCGACGCTGCAAGACTGAGCATGCCTCCCCGCGGATCGACGATCGGTCGTGGTATGAAAGTGAACAAGGAAGAAATCCTGGGCATGTATGTCGCGCTGGACAACTTCGTTAAAATGGACCACAAAAAAGAATGGAAGACCTGGGAAGACCGCATTAATCACATTGCTAATGCAGCCAAAAGTGTGAACGGCGTGACCACCAATGTGACGGTTCCGGAATTGGGTAACCACACGCCTACGTTAAAAGTGTCGTGGGACCCTGCGAAAGTAAGCATTGCGGTGAAAGTATTGCAAGAGAATTTACGCAAGGGAAACCCGTCGATTGAAATTATGCCAGCGGAAAATAATTCCCTGACTATCACTGCCTGGATGCTCAAATCGGGCGAGGAGAAAATTGTAGCGTCCAGATTGAAAGAAGAACTGTCGAAAGCAGTAGTTTAAATATGTACAGTAGAATGCTATTCCTAAGCCCTACTTTTTCTTAAAAATGAGACACAAGTTTATCGCTATCCTTCTTCTGGTGTGTTTGCAATGTTTTGTTTCAAATGCGCAAACTTATAGTGTACTGATCAAAGGCGGAACGGTCATTGACCCTAAGAATAACCTCAACCAGGTCATGGATGTGGGCATATTCGAAGGGAAGATCAAAAAGGTTGCCAGGGACATTGATCCGAAGGAAGCCCGCCAGGTCGTGGACGCCAAAGGGATGTACGTCACACCGGGACTGATCGATATCCATGGACATGTGTTTTTCGGCACCGAGCCAAACCATTACCTGAGTAATGGTTTGGTCGCGTTGCCACCCGACGGCTTCACTTTCCGCGTAGGCGTTACCACCATTGTGGACGCAGGCGGCGCCGGCTGGGATTCTTTCTCCGAATTCAAAAAGAACGTGATTTTCAATTCCAAAACGCGGGTACTATCATTCCTCAACATTGTGGGTGAAGGTATGCGCGGAGGCAATTACGAGCAGGACACCAGTGATATGAACCCCGACCTGGCTGCGGGAGTTGCCATTAAAAACAAAAATGACATAGTCGGTTTCAAAGTCGCGCATTTTATCGGCAATGATTGGAAACCGGTTGACAATGCTGTAAAAGCTGGTAAACTGGCCAATATGCCGGTTATGATTGATTTTGGAGGAAATAACCCTCCGCTTCCGCTCGAAGAACTGTTTATGAAACACCTTCGTCCGGGCGACATTTTTACACACGCATATACATTACTCGAAGGCAATGTACGCGAAACGATCGTGGACGAATCGACTCAGAAAGTAAAACCATTCGTTTACGAGGCACGGAAAAAAGGGATCATTTTTGATGTAGGCTATGGCGGGGCGAGTTTCAATTATTCACAGGCTATTCCGGCGATCAAAGCAGGATTTTATCCCAATACCATCAGCACCGACCTCCACACGGGCAGTATGAATGGCTCGATGAAGGATATGCTGAGCATTATGTCTAAGTTTTACGTCATGGGTATGGACCTTCCGTCAGTGATCAAGGCCAGTACCTGGGCTCCGGCACAGGTTATTCACCGCGAAAATCTGGGCCATATTTCTGAAAACGCAATAGCAGATGTTGCCATTTTTTCAATGAGAAAAGGCAACTTCGGTTTTTATGACAAGACCGGATATAAAATGGAAGGTAAGGAAAAACTGGAATGTGAAATGACGATTATGGGGGGCAAGATTGTGTATGATTTAAATGGAATTGCGAAGCCGATATATTTGAAATGAGCTGTCGGCTTTCGGCTATCGGCGGTCAAGAATTGTCAAAAAAACGAAAGCCGACGGCCGAAAGCCGAAAGCCATACTAAACCCCTCTTTAACCAATGAACATAAAAAGCTTAAAATGGTCTGCTTCGCTCCTGATGCTGTTTGCGCTGGGCTTTACGCAATCCGATCAGGACGATAAACCAGTTAATACCAAGAACGGTGGTTTGTTTTTACCGGATGGATTTGAAGCTACTGTTGTTGTCGACAGCTTGCCGGGCCGTGCGCGTCATTTGGCGATCAATGACAATGGTGATATTTACGTCAAAGCGCGGTTTGCAGATAAAGGCGAATCGGTCATAGCATTGCGGGATACGAATAATGATGGCCGTGCGGATATCATCAAGCGTTTTGGCGGTGCTGCCAAGGAACGGGCGTACGGTACCGCAATGCGTATTTACAAAGGATATTTATATTTCAGTTCCGAGCTGGTAGTGTACCGTTACAAACTAACGCCCGGCCAGCTTGTTCCTGAAAGCGCGGAAGAGGTGATCCTGACCGACGACCACCCGCACGGGATGCACGAGCACATTGCGAAGCCATTGACATTCGATAACAATGGTTTCATGTATGTTCCTTTCGGTGCCAATTCCAATGCATGCCAGGAGCAAAACCGTACACCGGGTTCCAAAGGAATGACACCCTGCCCTATCCTCGAAGATCACGGCGGTATCTGGAAGTTTGACGCTAATAAAGTCGGTCAGCATCAGAAAGACGGTATGAAATTTGCCACCGGCCTTCGCAGTGTGGTCGCCCTGGACTGGAATTTTGCGGATAATAATTTATATGCAGTTCAACACGGCCGCGATGATTTGTTACGCCTGTGGCCGCAGCTTTATAATGGCTGGCAAAGCGCTATGCTACCTTCTGAGGAGTTTTTACGGATCAAAGAAGGAACGCACGCGGGCTGGCCTTACTGCTACTGGGACCAGATGCAAAGCAAAAAGGTACTAAACCCGGAATATGGCGGTGACGGCAAAATAGTGGGCGACTGCGATCAGTACGAAAAACCATTGATCGGTTTTCCCGGCCATTGGGCACCCAACGACATTCTTTTTTACCAGGGAAATCAGCTGCCTGACCATTATAAAAACGGTTCATTCATTGCTTTCCACGGCTCTACCAATCGCGCTCCTTACCCGCAGTCGAGTTACTTCATTGGTTTTGTTCCATTCAAAAACGGCCAGCCATCCGGGCCTTATGAAGTTTTTGCGGACGGTTTTGCAGGTATCGACCCGATTGTGAATGTAAGCGACGCAGTATACCGCCCAATGGGTATCGCAATGGGCCCGGACGGTTCTATCTACATTGCTGAAACTGAAAAAGGCAAGATCTGGAAAGTGACTTACAAAGGCAATAAGAAGAAGTTTGCAAAAGCTGCTCTTGCCAAAATGGAGCAAAGAAAATCGCTGACACATATCCGTACCCCTGATTTTGTCAATGATAATCTGGATAAAGACAAACCCGTAGCAGGCGGTAAAGTGTATTCCGTGTATTGCGCGGCTTGCCACCAACGTAACGGTATGGGAGATTCGCAACGTTTTCCTCCGCTGGGCGGCGCCGACTGGGTGACGGGTGATAAGGAGCGACTGATCAAGGTGGTATTGAAAGGATTGGAAGGCCCTATTGATGTCAAAGGCCAGTCGTATAACAATGTAATGCCGCAGCACAGCTTTTTGAAGGACGAAGAAATTTCGGAAGTACTGACCCATATCCGGAGCAATTTCGGGAATACGGCAGGCCCGGTGAGCACAGAAGAAGTTACTAAATTCCGGGCGTCGCTCGATAGTTTGAAATAATGCTTTTCTCCTTCCAACCTGTTTAAGCGGATATTACTCTCCGGCAATTGAGTGTTCCTTTAAGAGGTTGGAGGGAGAATGGCACAAATCCATATCATTTTTCAATACATTGAATGTTAAAAAGTAAACTATTAGCCGCAAGTATGATCATTCTTTCCGGGGCAGGGTTTTCTTCTGTTGGCAAGAATGATTACCATTTGAATAATCAGGACCCGTGGAAGGCGCCGGCTTGGGCCGACACTTTGAAGAGTCCTTATCATGATGAACCACTCACACTCGCCCAGGGCGAAGAGTTGTTTACGTTGTACTGCGCATCCTGTCATGGTGACGGCGGTTATGGAGACGGGGCAGCCGGAGGCGCATTGGGACAAAAACCTGCCAATTTCCACGATACGCTGGTAAAAGCACAGAGCGACGGCTCGCTTTTCTGGAAAATGTCGACCGGAAGAGGTAATATGCCACCTTTTAAGGACGTATTTACCGACGAACAAAGATGGCAGCTCGTGGCTTACATTCGTCATTTGGGCAAAACTGAGTAATCCTGAACTCCTAAACCATACCATGTCACATTTTAGCCGCATTTTGAAATCAGGGATTACTGCTGCGCTTGCCCTGGGCATCTCACTTCAGGTTTCCGCGCAAACGAAAGAAGCCGTAGCCACCACGCCCAAAGCGCTCCGCGACGATATCACGATCGAGTACTACATGAAGGTAGAGCCCGAAGCTGTCCGCATCATTCAACATCCATTGACCGGTGAAATTTACTACACGACATTCTTTGGTGACGTTTTAAAAATTGTGACCGTGGACGGAAAACCGGAAAGCAAGAAGATCCTTTCGGTGGAAGATCATGGTATCCCACGTTTGCAAGGAGCTGCGTTTCATGGCAATACCCTCTTTCTCGCCGGAAATGTCAGTGTGAATAATAACAAAGGAAATAAAGGCCGCATGGTCCGTTATGAGATGAAAAGCGGTGTGGAAAAACCGGAAATGACCGTCGTTTTCAATACCGTCGAATATGGCGCCAATAAAACCACTTTCGATCACGGCTGGAATGCATTGGAGATCAGCCCCGACGGAAAGTACATTTTCGTGAACACCGGTGCCCGAACCGATCACGGCGAGGTGCAGGACAATGGTGGCGAATATCCGAATGCCCGTGATAATGCCCTTACTGCCAACATTTTCCGCTTCCCGATCGACGCAAAAGATTTGTTACTGTCTACCGACGTCCCTAAACTGAAAGCAGATGGCTATTTGTACGCAGAAGGTATCCGCAATGCCTACGATATGGCTTTTGATCCGAAAGGAAATTTGTTTGCAGTTTCCAACTCAGGTGATTATGACCATCCCGAAGATATGTTTTGGGTGAGACAAGGCCATCATTATGGTTTTCCCTGGATTATGGGCGGCATTGAAAACCCGCAGCAGTTCCCGGATTTCCAGCCAGATCCTGAAAAAGATCCTTTTTTAAGCAAATTTGCATTTGCATGGCTGATGAAGTATTTTCACAATGATCCGGATTTTCCGAAAAGGCCAGCAGGCGTCACATTCACCCCGTCCGTTCAGAACCTGGGCCCGGATGCTAACGAATACCGCGACAGAAAAACCGGTGTGGTGATGGATGGTGACACGACCGGCGTGACAGTGGGAACATTCAATGCACATTCATCGCCCCTCGCTCTGTTTTTTGACACTAATAAGGCATTGGGCAAAGACCTCGCCGGAGATGGATTTGTGATCCGGTACACAGGAGGGCCAAGAAACGGGGTTGTTAATCCGAATCCGCTGAGAAGACAGGGCAAAGACCT
The genomic region above belongs to Dyadobacter pollutisoli and contains:
- a CDS encoding SusC/RagA family TonB-linked outer membrane protein gives rise to the protein MTQLLPTQPPHVVSRQWQFITLMIALLLIVRPVFAMEPGSVQSIEEVKISLFLKDASLQKAFIAIEKKSDFKFVTSIERIDKKKKVSVSIENKTVKEVLETILAGTGLGYTQVNNNIIINNKPVSRATSVEKVEAPAAAQTLAKEVAGTVKDIKGAGIPGTNILVKGTTVGTSTNTDGKYAINVADDNSVLIFSSIGYISQEINVGSRTSIDIVLQEDVKILGEVVVTALGIEKDAKSVTYAQQNVGGEELTRVKDPNMINSLAGKAAGVVITKGTGGPGSSSKVLLRGNKSITGNNQPLYVIDGIPMNAANSAQGTTLFDTRDAGDAISNLNPEDIENISILKGASAAALYGSQAANGVILVTTKKGRKGFSSINFSSSANFENPIALPQVQTTYGQGYGGVANTAVNDSWGPKITNGSDKHLKDFFETGKTFVNSLSITNGNDIGQFYVSYANTKANGIVPENDYKRHNINLRGTTQLFNNKLSLDASVNYIEQKVYNRPQAGFYFSPIFSLYLFPTGDDFSKYSGNNYQKWDSNRLMNVQNWPYIKNEASSNQNPYWLANKNQTDQFRSRTIYAMSAKWALTDWLNLQGRATYDKVQDSFELRQYASSDATLVGSNGGYRKNLTNTDQLYSDILLSGTKTFGKDLFLSATLGFSNTQNTFYDLNVGNNGATNTLSYPNYFSVYALQSQTGQGFFNATESLQKRLSQAFFGTATVGYKETVFLDVTARKEWSSTVNQSFFYPSVGLSYVLTENLKPSDILSFAKVRASYAEVGNALPFGFANWTPPYTLSNDENVNGRSNLPFFNGNDTLNLKPERTRSYEIGTELKLFKNKLNVNFTYYNATTYDQVFQILAPPGSGATNFYINGGTIRNKGFESTISYNAELGEGISWTPGLNFSRNVNQIRELSNLLTSNWFVLQASGSTRMLQLFLTKPGIPNLGGREYGSYGDMFGKTYQRDENGNIKYNETTGLPLLSAGTDQYLGNANPKFLMGFNNQFKYKNATLSFLVDGRFGGKIASMTEQWLDFKGISKRSGDARDAGGVMVNGKQIAAETYYNFISGKGDVAAAAEEYMFSATNVRLRELALGYTFPKVSKAIKDISVSFISRNLFFFYKDAPFDPEVSITTANSMQGIEGFSIPATRSYGFTVRATF
- a CDS encoding SusD/RagB family nutrient-binding outer membrane lipoprotein, encoding MKFFLDKHKFSVLALGCLLSVATSCTDYMQTLNQDDKLITDEDLVQDANEGGILLPLMMNRIVATTTAVQTQQNLQAESFAGYLETPTPFLNNENTTTYFMVDGWNNTAWNTSTQNVMDQWLQMWKKGYETKYPDLYAIALIIKVTAAHRLVDTFGPYPYTKYGTSAQVTFDSEEEAYTAFFADLDKAVTALKAAETANPNADKARFLKWDKSSLLGEYTSWIKLANTIKLRLAIRISKVKPAQAKTEAEKAVDPANGGLLTDVGFSIVPTTTNPYYTMANAWSDTRMSAAVETFLKGFADPRLPVYAVAATDPDVVGQIKGIRAGSERPAKTRYQFYSLPNVTTTAPVKQVDVAESYFLKAEGALRGWNMGGTAQYFYEEGIKASFKANGASGVEGYLTGTSTQIPYVDPKNTANNAPAMTQITVKWNEADNFETKLERIITQKWIALYPEGTEAWSEFRRTGYPKLYPVAVTKNPDLPAGTFIKRLTYPSAVTNSGGEAVKAAVAAYLGGKDSAATPIWWDID
- a CDS encoding aminotransferase class V-fold PLP-dependent enzyme, whose protein sequence is MINRRDLIKHLSTFPLIGGFLGQSGLEPASFVAKLPVRNLAKELGIRTFINAAGTYTMMTGSLMQDEVVETIQGAAKDFMMLDEVQTKVGEKIAALTHAEAAVVTAGCFSALTLGLAGVLTGMDQKKVEALPHLEGTGMKSEVIIQKGHNIGYSHALTNTGCKIIQVETLEELEKAINEKTAMLWFLNIQSDKGQVMHEKFVEIGKKNGIPTMIDMAADVPPVENLWKFNDMGFDLVCVSGGKAMRGPQSAGILMGKKHLIDAARLSMPPRGSTIGRGMKVNKEEILGMYVALDNFVKMDHKKEWKTWEDRINHIANAAKSVNGVTTNVTVPELGNHTPTLKVSWDPAKVSIAVKVLQENLRKGNPSIEIMPAENNSLTITAWMLKSGEEKIVASRLKEELSKAVV
- a CDS encoding amidohydrolase/deacetylase family metallohydrolase; the protein is MRHKFIAILLLVCLQCFVSNAQTYSVLIKGGTVIDPKNNLNQVMDVGIFEGKIKKVARDIDPKEARQVVDAKGMYVTPGLIDIHGHVFFGTEPNHYLSNGLVALPPDGFTFRVGVTTIVDAGGAGWDSFSEFKKNVIFNSKTRVLSFLNIVGEGMRGGNYEQDTSDMNPDLAAGVAIKNKNDIVGFKVAHFIGNDWKPVDNAVKAGKLANMPVMIDFGGNNPPLPLEELFMKHLRPGDIFTHAYTLLEGNVRETIVDESTQKVKPFVYEARKKGIIFDVGYGGASFNYSQAIPAIKAGFYPNTISTDLHTGSMNGSMKDMLSIMSKFYVMGMDLPSVIKASTWAPAQVIHRENLGHISENAIADVAIFSMRKGNFGFYDKTGYKMEGKEKLECEMTIMGGKIVYDLNGIAKPIYLK
- a CDS encoding c-type cytochrome, whose translation is MNIKSLKWSASLLMLFALGFTQSDQDDKPVNTKNGGLFLPDGFEATVVVDSLPGRARHLAINDNGDIYVKARFADKGESVIALRDTNNDGRADIIKRFGGAAKERAYGTAMRIYKGYLYFSSELVVYRYKLTPGQLVPESAEEVILTDDHPHGMHEHIAKPLTFDNNGFMYVPFGANSNACQEQNRTPGSKGMTPCPILEDHGGIWKFDANKVGQHQKDGMKFATGLRSVVALDWNFADNNLYAVQHGRDDLLRLWPQLYNGWQSAMLPSEEFLRIKEGTHAGWPYCYWDQMQSKKVLNPEYGGDGKIVGDCDQYEKPLIGFPGHWAPNDILFYQGNQLPDHYKNGSFIAFHGSTNRAPYPQSSYFIGFVPFKNGQPSGPYEVFADGFAGIDPIVNVSDAVYRPMGIAMGPDGSIYIAETEKGKIWKVTYKGNKKKFAKAALAKMEQRKSLTHIRTPDFVNDNLDKDKPVAGGKVYSVYCAACHQRNGMGDSQRFPPLGGADWVTGDKERLIKVVLKGLEGPIDVKGQSYNNVMPQHSFLKDEEISEVLTHIRSNFGNTAGPVSTEEVTKFRASLDSLK
- a CDS encoding c-type cytochrome; protein product: MIILSGAGFSSVGKNDYHLNNQDPWKAPAWADTLKSPYHDEPLTLAQGEELFTLYCASCHGDGGYGDGAAGGALGQKPANFHDTLVKAQSDGSLFWKMSTGRGNMPPFKDVFTDEQRWQLVAYIRHLGKTE
- a CDS encoding PQQ-dependent sugar dehydrogenase, whose product is MSHFSRILKSGITAALALGISLQVSAQTKEAVATTPKALRDDITIEYYMKVEPEAVRIIQHPLTGEIYYTTFFGDVLKIVTVDGKPESKKILSVEDHGIPRLQGAAFHGNTLFLAGNVSVNNNKGNKGRMVRYEMKSGVEKPEMTVVFNTVEYGANKTTFDHGWNALEISPDGKYIFVNTGARTDHGEVQDNGGEYPNARDNALTANIFRFPIDAKDLLLSTDVPKLKADGYLYAEGIRNAYDMAFDPKGNLFAVSNSGDYDHPEDMFWVRQGHHYGFPWIMGGIENPQQFPDFQPDPEKDPFLSKFAFAWLMKYFHNDPDFPKRPAGVTFTPSVQNLGPDANEYRDRKTGVVMDGDTTGVTVGTFNAHSSPLALFFDTNKALGKDLAGDGFVIRYTGGPRNGVVNPNPLRRQGKDLLHLDMIYDKATDNYKVKTTRIIEGFTAPTDALLVGSTLYIIEYGGKQGGNKAGGGIWKVNLPANEKMTKKSKKKRS